The following proteins are co-located in the Silene latifolia isolate original U9 population chromosome 1, ASM4854445v1, whole genome shotgun sequence genome:
- the LOC141652078 gene encoding uncharacterized protein LOC141652078, whose product MIFKDWASICSPWSEGGFQIKNLAIWNQANMLKWLWHFVQGTGSIWTAWIRHYFLATTSIWDLQIHEYHSESLRNVLTARDIWVTHCGSKQKALDMLLTCTTKGKFSVGKAYNLLRPKFPTHACYKAVQDHFLQSRHKFTLMLALQRKLATTDQFCRRGISIANRCCLCKQHAESTRHLFFNCPYSQTVLSSLLSWMGLKLRELQLRSLILWCHRSKPKKHWRNKWFKCGIVAATYYIWMERNYRLFEGKERQAPCLIKDIKLCVHVLLLHKSPPTAHTEILEALNV is encoded by the coding sequence ATGATATTTAAGGATTGGGCTAGTATCTGCAGTCCTTGGTCTGAGGGGGGCTTCCAGATTAAGAATCTTGCTATTTGGAATCAAGCTAACATGCTTAAATGGCTTTGGCATTTTGTACAGGGAACTGGTTCTATCTGGACTGCCTGGATTAGACACTATTTCCTAGCCACTACCTCCATCTGGGATTTACAAATCCATGAATATCACTCTGAGAGCCTTCGAAATGTCCTCACTGCTAGGGATATTTGGGTCACTCATTGTGGCAGTAAGCAGAAAGCACTTGATATGTTGCTCACTTGCACTACCAAAGGTAAATTTTCTGTTGGGAAAGCCTACAATCTCCTTAGGCCTAAATTCCCAACTCATGCATGTTATAAAGCAGTTCAGGACCATTTCCTTCAGTCTAGGCATAAGTTTACTCTTATGTTAGCTCTCCAAAGGAAGCTTGCTACAACTGATCAGTTTTGCAGAAGAGGGATTAGCATTGCAAACAGATGTTGCCTGTGTAAGCAGCATGCTGAATCAACCAGACATCTGTTCTTTAATTGTCCTTATTCCCAAACTGTCCTTTCTTCTCTTCTCTCATGGATGGGACTCAAACTTAGAGAGTTGCAGCTTAGAAGCCTTATCCTCTGGTGTCATCGCAGTAAACCTAAGAAACATTGGAGAAATAAGTGGTTCAAATGTGGTATTGTTGCAGCAACCTATTACATATGGATGGAAAGGAATTATCGTTTATTTGAGGGCAAGGAGAGGCAAGCCCCATGCCTCATCAAGGACATCAAGCTTTGTGTTCATGTTCTCCTTTTGCACAAGTCACCTCCTACTGCACATACTGAAATTCTCGAGGCCTTAAATGTATAG